TGGAGAGAAGCGGATGGCCGAAAGCGTGGGCGTGGTTGTGACCGGAGTGTCGGGCCGGATGGGGCAGATGCTCGTGCGGGAGATCGCGGCGCATGACCGGCTGCATCTTGCCGGTGCGCTGGAGCGCGCGGGCCATGACTGGATCGGGCGCGATCTGGGCGAGGCCATGGGCGGTGCGGCGCTTGGCGTGGCGGTCTCGGACGATCCGCTGGAGGCCTTCGCCCGCGCGCAGGCGGTCATCGACTTTACCGCGCCCGCCGCGACGGTGGCTTTCGCCGAACTGGCCGCGCAGGCGCGGGCGGTGCATGTGATCGGCACCACCGGGCTGGCCCCGGAGGATCTGGAGAAGATCAGGGCGGCAGCGCGCCACGCGGTCGTGGTGCGGGCGGGCAACATGAGTCTTGGCGTGAACCTTCTGACCAAGGTGACCGAGCAGGTGGCGAAGGCGCTGGACCTGGACTGGGACATCGAGATCGTCGAGGCGCATCACAACCGCAAGGTCGACGCGCCCTCGGGCACCGCCCTGATGCTGGGCGAGGCGGCGGCGGCGGGCCGTGGCGTTGCGCTTGACGCGGTGTCCGACCGGGGCCGCGACGGGATCACCGGCGCGCGCGAGCCGGGCGCGATCGGGTTCCACGCGATCCGGGGCGGCGATATCGTCGGCGAGCACGAGGTGATCTTTGCCACCGCCGGAGAGCGCATCACGCTGAAACATATCGCCAGCGACCGGTCGCTCTTTGCGCGGGGTGCCCTGAAGGCGGCGCTTTGGGGGCAGGACAAGGCGCCGGGGGAATACGACATGCTGGATGTCCTTGGCCTGAGCTGAGGCCCGTGCCGATATCCGGGCCTGCGGCTGGGACTGTTGCCTTCGGCAAGGCGCCCACCCACCGGCCCGGTTTGGGTCTGTTTGAAAAACCGGCGCGGATGGCCAGGGCGTTCAAGCTCTGGCTCACCAGGGCAAAAGCCCCGGACCGCCCATCGCTGACCCCTTGTCTGACAGACCGCCACCGGGAGACCCGTCCGGATGCGGGCAGGCGACGGCGGCTCCGGGGCAAATGCCGGGGACCGGTGTTGCCCTCTGTCGGAGCTGTAAGCGTGAGGGGCGGGCGCCCGGGGTCGGCGTGGCGGTCCGTCCGGGGCGGAGGCCGGGCTTGGCCCGGGTGCGGACAGGGGGCGCCGGTCAGGAATGGCACCGGCGGGGCCTGCGGGTCCGCGCCGCTGCGGTCAGAAGTCGATGGCGAGGCCCTTTTTCTCCCAGTCGCCGTAGCGGGCAGGATCGAGGCCGTCGCGGCCTCCGAGTTCGGTGGGGGCCGGGTTCGCGCGGGCCTCGGCCTCGGCCTTTGCGCGGCGTTCCTCAGCCTCGGCCAGGGCGCGGAGGGCGGCGGGGGGCAGGTCGCGGGGCTGTTCGGGCTTCGGCGTATCGGACATCGGGCTTTCCTCGGCTGGTGCCCCTTGATATACGCGCCGACTGTTGCGGGGCAAGGTGTCCCGCCCCCCGGAGATGCCATGCCCGCCAGCCCCAGCCCCGCCCGTCTTGCCGCCGTCGACCTGCTGGATCAGGTGCTTGCGCAGGGCAGGCCGCTGTCCGAAATGGCGCGCCTCGAGGCGCTGGCGCCCGCCGACCGCGCCGCCGCCCAGCGTCTGGCCATCGAGGTGCT
This region of Ponticoccus alexandrii genomic DNA includes:
- the dapB gene encoding 4-hydroxy-tetrahydrodipicolinate reductase codes for the protein MAESVGVVVTGVSGRMGQMLVREIAAHDRLHLAGALERAGHDWIGRDLGEAMGGAALGVAVSDDPLEAFARAQAVIDFTAPAATVAFAELAAQARAVHVIGTTGLAPEDLEKIRAAARHAVVVRAGNMSLGVNLLTKVTEQVAKALDLDWDIEIVEAHHNRKVDAPSGTALMLGEAAAAGRGVALDAVSDRGRDGITGAREPGAIGFHAIRGGDIVGEHEVIFATAGERITLKHIASDRSLFARGALKAALWGQDKAPGEYDMLDVLGLS
- a CDS encoding DUF1674 domain-containing protein; protein product: MSDTPKPEQPRDLPPAALRALAEAEERRAKAEAEARANPAPTELGGRDGLDPARYGDWEKKGLAIDF